A genomic window from Brevibacillus agri includes:
- the nuoN gene encoding NADH-quinone oxidoreductase subunit NuoN translates to MDVKDIFSYDWSYLLPEFIILGFATILSLLDLFAGKRLGRQVIGWLSLVGVVLATVFVFVNVNVLDKPYSYMADMIRIDDYGNAFKLLFLGGTAFAILISLSYLKKGEVTHTGEYYYLMLTGLLGAMVMASSADLITLFVGLELLSLSSYVLVGLRKKSLQSNESAFKYVVSGGIATAVTLFGMSYVYGLTGTTHIYEISFRLAEAGMAGYQFLVYMAFAFLAVGLAFKISAAPNHMWAPDVYQGAPTPVTAFLAVVSKAAGFSLLFRVLLISFFNVNDGANRFFFQEGSLYLGLMAAASMIIGNTMALRQTNVKRMMAYSGIAQAGYLLVPFVPPTTLFFGEVIFYLFGYLLVSFGAFAVIMVVTREQGTEEIKGFAGLYHRSPIMAIAMSIFLLSLAGIPVTAGFFGKFYLFMGALAQENYWLAAIMIVTSVISYYYYFGIIRQMYMRPGTSEAPLAVPKGIWTLVFVLALLTVFFGAFPGLVTDYVQIHFNPSFDFGNMLPPNFQ, encoded by the coding sequence ATGGACGTAAAAGATATTTTCTCATATGACTGGAGCTACCTTCTGCCCGAATTTATCATTCTCGGATTTGCGACGATTCTGTCGCTCCTGGACCTGTTTGCGGGCAAGCGCCTTGGCAGGCAGGTGATCGGCTGGCTGTCCCTGGTGGGGGTAGTGCTGGCGACAGTCTTTGTCTTCGTCAACGTCAATGTGCTCGACAAGCCCTACAGCTACATGGCGGACATGATCCGCATTGACGACTACGGCAACGCGTTCAAGCTGCTTTTCCTGGGCGGGACGGCATTTGCGATCCTGATCTCTCTCTCGTATTTGAAAAAGGGAGAGGTTACCCATACGGGAGAGTACTATTATTTGATGCTGACAGGTCTTTTGGGGGCCATGGTCATGGCGTCCTCTGCCGATCTGATTACGCTGTTCGTAGGTCTTGAGCTTTTGTCCCTGTCGTCCTATGTGCTCGTCGGCCTGCGGAAAAAGTCGCTGCAGTCGAACGAGTCGGCTTTCAAATACGTCGTCTCGGGCGGAATCGCCACAGCGGTTACCTTGTTCGGGATGTCGTACGTGTACGGACTGACGGGAACGACGCATATTTACGAAATCTCGTTCCGCTTGGCAGAGGCCGGAATGGCCGGCTATCAGTTCCTCGTGTACATGGCCTTTGCCTTTTTGGCGGTCGGTCTTGCCTTTAAAATATCCGCGGCTCCCAACCACATGTGGGCGCCGGATGTGTACCAGGGCGCTCCGACTCCAGTCACGGCGTTTTTGGCGGTCGTATCAAAAGCGGCAGGCTTCTCGCTGTTGTTCCGCGTCCTGCTGATCTCGTTCTTTAACGTCAACGACGGGGCAAACCGCTTCTTTTTCCAGGAAGGGAGCCTGTACCTCGGCCTGATGGCGGCAGCCTCGATGATTATCGGTAACACGATGGCGCTGCGGCAAACAAACGTCAAGCGCATGATGGCTTACTCGGGTATCGCGCAAGCGGGTTACTTGCTGGTGCCGTTCGTGCCACCGACGACGCTGTTTTTCGGCGAAGTGATTTTCTACCTGTTCGGCTATTTGCTCGTCAGCTTCGGGGCCTTCGCGGTCATCATGGTTGTCACCCGCGAGCAAGGGACAGAGGAGATCAAAGGCTTCGCAGGCTTGTATCACCGCTCGCCGATTATGGCGATTGCGATGAGCATTTTCCTGCTGTCGCTGGCGGGCATTCCTGTCACCGCAGGATTCTTCGGGAAATTCTATCTGTTCATGGGCGCTCTGGCCCAGGAAAACTACTGGCTGGCAGCGATCATGATCGTCACAAGCGTCATTTCCTATTATTATTACTTCGGGATTATCAGACAGATGTACATGCGTCCGGGGACGAGCGAAGCGCCGCTCGCCGTGCCAAAAGGCATCTGGACTCTCGTTTTCGTCCTGGCTCTTTTGACGGTGTTTTTCGGGGCCTTCCCGGGTCTGGTTACCGATTACGTACAGATTCATTTCAATCCGTCGTTTGACTTTGGGAACATGCTTCCTCCCAACTTTCAGTGA
- a CDS encoding complex I subunit 4 family protein yields MDSGANILLSSLVFSPLLAILIIAFIPSRRFGAIKQVGVLGTLLPLILAFWMFGAFNYDTSNLQFVERHDWISIPIGLAQTGTVFAFEINYELGVDGISMPLILLTAIIGTMAAVASWQIKKRLKEFFILFHLLLIGMLGVFAADNLFLFFIFFELTLVPMYFLVGIWGYGEREHAANKFLLYNGIGSGIMLLAFIMIFVVMRTLNIDQISAILTTPEHPVTAALTPAIRLGLFLALFVAFAIKLPVFPFHTWMLKVHVQAPPSIVMIHSGILLKMGAYGLLRMGIGFFPEQAYQFSTWLAVLGIINVLYGAVLAFVQKDLKMVLAYSSISHMGIVLLGFAAMNSIGFQGAMFQVVSHGFISALLFFLIGVIWDRTQTSMIDELGGLAKSMPFVSGIFLAGGMASLGLPGMSGFISEFFAFLGLFGRMPVLAAVGALGIVLTAVYLLRAILRTTFGPTPSRFTGLADAQPMEVIPMVVLLGFIILIGVYPAILGNPMQQALKTIVPIVTGIGG; encoded by the coding sequence TTGGATTCGGGCGCTAATATCCTTTTGTCGTCGCTGGTGTTTTCGCCGCTCCTGGCGATTCTTATCATCGCCTTCATCCCGAGCCGCCGATTCGGGGCAATCAAGCAGGTGGGGGTACTGGGAACCTTGCTGCCGCTGATTTTGGCCTTCTGGATGTTTGGAGCTTTCAATTACGATACGTCCAATCTTCAGTTTGTCGAGCGCCACGACTGGATTTCCATCCCGATCGGACTTGCGCAGACGGGGACGGTTTTTGCGTTTGAAATCAACTACGAGCTGGGCGTGGATGGCATCTCGATGCCGCTGATTTTGCTGACAGCGATTATCGGCACGATGGCAGCGGTCGCTTCCTGGCAGATCAAAAAGCGGCTGAAGGAATTTTTCATCCTGTTCCACCTGCTGCTGATCGGGATGCTGGGTGTGTTTGCCGCCGATAACCTGTTTTTGTTCTTCATCTTCTTCGAGCTGACGCTGGTGCCGATGTACTTCCTCGTCGGCATCTGGGGCTATGGCGAGCGGGAGCATGCGGCGAACAAGTTCCTTTTGTACAACGGAATCGGCTCTGGCATCATGCTCCTGGCTTTCATCATGATTTTCGTCGTGATGCGGACGCTGAATATCGATCAGATTTCCGCGATCCTGACGACACCGGAGCATCCGGTCACTGCCGCGCTGACGCCAGCGATCCGGCTCGGGCTGTTCCTGGCGCTGTTTGTAGCCTTTGCCATCAAGCTGCCGGTATTCCCGTTCCATACGTGGATGCTGAAGGTGCACGTACAGGCTCCCCCTTCCATCGTCATGATCCACTCCGGCATTTTACTGAAGATGGGGGCTTATGGACTTTTGCGGATGGGCATCGGATTTTTCCCGGAGCAAGCCTATCAGTTCTCGACGTGGCTGGCGGTTTTGGGAATCATCAACGTTTTGTACGGAGCAGTTCTCGCTTTTGTGCAAAAAGATTTGAAGATGGTTCTGGCCTATTCCAGTATCAGCCACATGGGGATCGTACTGCTTGGCTTTGCGGCGATGAACTCGATCGGCTTTCAGGGAGCGATGTTCCAGGTCGTTTCCCACGGCTTTATTTCGGCGCTGCTGTTCTTCCTGATCGGCGTCATTTGGGACCGGACGCAGACTTCGATGATCGACGAGCTCGGCGGCCTGGCCAAATCCATGCCGTTTGTCAGCGGGATTTTCCTGGCTGGCGGGATGGCGTCGCTGGGACTGCCAGGCATGTCCGGGTTTATCAGTGAGTTTTTCGCTTTCCTCGGGCTGTTCGGCCGGATGCCGGTGTTGGCCGCGGTCGGGGCGCTCGGAATCGTGCTCACAGCCGTTTATTTGCTACGGGCGATCCTGCGGACGACATTTGGCCCTACGCCAAGCCGTTTTACGGGTCTTGCGGACGCACAGCCAATGGAAGTGATTCCGATGGTCGTGCTGCTCGGCTTCATTATACTCATCGGGGTGTACCCGGCTATTTTGGGCAATCCGATGCAGCAGGCCCTGAAAACGATCGTACCGATCGTAACGGGAATAGGAGGGTAA
- the nuoK gene encoding NADH-quinone oxidoreductase subunit NuoK: MTVSITSYLMVALILFCVGLYGALTKRNAVVVLLSIELMLNAVNINLIAFSKYGLYPAVAGQIFTLFTMTVAAAEVAVGLAILIALYRNRETVNVDEMDQMKR; encoded by the coding sequence ATGACGGTAAGCATCACCTCCTATTTAATGGTCGCGCTGATTCTGTTTTGCGTCGGATTGTACGGAGCGCTGACAAAGCGCAACGCGGTTGTCGTGCTGCTCTCGATCGAGCTGATGCTGAATGCGGTCAATATCAACCTGATCGCCTTCTCCAAATACGGCTTGTATCCCGCTGTAGCCGGACAAATTTTCACGCTGTTCACCATGACGGTGGCGGCAGCCGAGGTCGCAGTGGGTCTGGCGATCCTGATCGCGCTCTACCGCAACAGAGAAACGGTCAACGTGGATGAAATGGACCAAATGAAACGATAG
- a CDS encoding NADH-quinone oxidoreductase subunit J, producing MTGEFVAFFILSLLTIGGAVFMISFTRVVHMVISLGITFISIAGLFVLLGAEFVGVAQVLVYSGAISILMLFGIMLTKHDAQDEGTGRTWKNRFILLFVVGLFGLLFWGVQNTPWPAPPPPTASPVSNAKEIGLEVFTKYVIPFELLSVLLLVALVGAIIMAKKEGDNE from the coding sequence ATGACTGGCGAATTTGTGGCCTTTTTTATCCTGTCTCTCCTGACGATTGGCGGCGCAGTTTTCATGATTAGTTTTACGCGTGTCGTACACATGGTGATCTCGCTCGGGATTACGTTTATCAGCATCGCCGGACTGTTCGTTTTGCTCGGTGCGGAGTTCGTAGGGGTAGCACAGGTGCTGGTCTACTCTGGAGCTATTTCCATCCTGATGCTGTTCGGTATCATGCTGACTAAGCACGATGCCCAGGATGAAGGAACCGGACGGACGTGGAAAAATCGCTTTATCCTGCTCTTTGTCGTCGGCTTGTTCGGTCTGTTGTTCTGGGGTGTGCAAAACACGCCGTGGCCGGCACCGCCGCCGCCAACCGCATCGCCTGTGAGCAACGCCAAAGAAATCGGGCTTGAAGTATTCACCAAGTACGTCATTCCGTTCGAGCTGTTGTCCGTACTGCTGCTGGTCGCATTGGTCGGTGCGATCATCATGGCGAAAAAGGAGGGGGATAACGAATGA
- the nuoL gene encoding NADH-quinone oxidoreductase subunit L: MDTFLHYAWLIPLFPLLAFIVIVSFGRQLKEGAAIVGIGLTAVSFGIAVLAFWQRFRDGGADYNYVVEWLHVGDIVINMGFEVTPLNAMMLVIVTLVSLLVQIYSKGYMHGDERFPVFYQYLALFTFSMLGLVISPNLLQVYIFWELVGVCSFLLVGYYYFKPEAKAAAKKAFIVTRIGDLGLFIGICLLFWWTGSFEYGAIFESVALGRLEPWMITVAAILIFIGAMGKSGQFPLHTWLPDAMEGPTPVSALIHAATMVAAGVYLVAATYPLFIASETALTVVAYVGGITAIFAASIGLTQRDIKRVLAYSTVSQLGYMMMALGVAGAAGYVAGSFHLMTHAFFKALLFLGAGSVIHAVHTQDVFEMGGLWKKMPVTALTFLIGCLAIAGIFPFAGFWSKEAILGAVYGAHRYDLLVIALVAAFFTAFYMFRLFFLTFAGKARGKHEAHESPGVMTGPLLILALLAVVAGFVNTPYAPLLSDWLLSTSTGTAITGIFGEGTEHAASWLQIVALLISVLGVILAYFMYGKKSISPDSIPETLPWLYRLSYRKYYVDELYHYVVVRPLGWLGIFLNGFDKYVVDGLVGLTAKIAQGIGSLHARVQSGQIQSYGAMVLFGLLLLIIAISLTVEGGGLFGFGR, from the coding sequence ATGGATACTTTTTTGCACTACGCCTGGCTGATCCCTCTGTTTCCGCTTCTTGCTTTCATCGTGATCGTTTCATTTGGTCGCCAGTTGAAAGAAGGAGCGGCCATCGTCGGCATCGGGCTGACGGCTGTTTCTTTCGGGATCGCAGTGCTCGCCTTCTGGCAGAGATTCCGGGATGGGGGAGCAGACTACAATTACGTGGTAGAGTGGCTGCACGTCGGTGACATTGTCATCAACATGGGCTTCGAGGTAACGCCGCTCAATGCAATGATGCTGGTCATCGTGACCTTGGTCAGCCTGCTGGTTCAGATTTATTCCAAAGGCTACATGCACGGCGACGAGCGTTTTCCGGTGTTTTACCAGTACCTGGCGCTGTTCACGTTTTCCATGCTTGGTCTGGTGATTTCGCCGAACCTGCTGCAAGTGTACATTTTCTGGGAGCTGGTCGGTGTCTGCTCCTTCCTGCTCGTCGGCTACTACTACTTCAAGCCGGAAGCGAAGGCTGCGGCCAAAAAAGCGTTTATTGTCACGCGGATCGGCGACCTGGGACTGTTCATCGGGATCTGTCTGTTGTTCTGGTGGACAGGAAGCTTTGAGTACGGGGCGATTTTTGAGAGTGTGGCGCTCGGACGGCTGGAGCCGTGGATGATTACCGTTGCCGCGATTCTGATTTTTATCGGGGCGATGGGCAAATCAGGCCAGTTCCCGCTGCATACGTGGCTGCCTGACGCGATGGAAGGTCCTACGCCAGTGTCTGCCCTGATTCACGCGGCGACGATGGTTGCTGCCGGCGTGTATCTGGTGGCGGCTACTTATCCACTGTTTATCGCCTCAGAAACAGCGCTGACGGTGGTGGCTTATGTGGGCGGCATCACGGCGATTTTTGCCGCTTCCATCGGTTTGACACAGCGGGACATCAAGCGCGTGCTGGCGTATTCGACAGTCAGCCAGTTGGGCTACATGATGATGGCGCTCGGCGTCGCCGGAGCTGCCGGTTATGTGGCTGGATCGTTCCACCTGATGACACACGCCTTTTTCAAAGCGTTGCTCTTTCTCGGAGCGGGCAGCGTAATCCACGCTGTACATACGCAGGACGTTTTCGAGATGGGTGGTTTGTGGAAAAAAATGCCGGTTACGGCGTTGACCTTTTTGATCGGATGTCTGGCAATCGCGGGGATTTTTCCGTTCGCCGGATTCTGGTCGAAGGAAGCGATATTGGGCGCTGTGTATGGGGCGCATCGCTACGATCTTTTGGTCATTGCGCTCGTTGCAGCTTTCTTTACCGCATTCTATATGTTCCGATTGTTTTTCCTCACGTTCGCCGGAAAGGCCAGAGGCAAGCACGAAGCGCACGAGTCTCCAGGCGTCATGACTGGTCCGCTGCTAATTTTGGCGCTGCTTGCGGTTGTGGCTGGTTTTGTGAACACGCCATACGCTCCGCTGCTGTCTGACTGGCTCCTGTCTACGAGCACGGGAACGGCGATCACAGGCATTTTTGGAGAGGGAACAGAGCATGCGGCGTCCTGGCTGCAAATCGTGGCGCTGCTCATCTCGGTGCTCGGAGTCATTTTGGCCTACTTCATGTACGGCAAAAAGTCGATTTCCCCGGACAGCATTCCCGAAACGCTGCCGTGGCTCTATCGACTCTCTTACCGAAAATACTATGTGGATGAGCTGTATCACTATGTCGTTGTGCGGCCGCTCGGCTGGCTGGGCATTTTCCTGAACGGGTTTGACAAGTACGTGGTGGATGGCCTGGTTGGGCTGACAGCCAAGATTGCACAAGGGATCGGCTCCCTGCATGCGCGAGTGCAAAGCGGTCAGATCCAGTCTTACGGGGCGATGGTCCTGTTCGGTCTGCTGCTGTTGATTATCGCCATCAGTTTGACGGTCGAGGGAGGTGGACTCTTTGGATTCGGGCGCTAA
- a CDS encoding DUF1146 family protein, which produces MPQEVYGVLSIVMSIVFIALAWWALQSFRFEKIVKHPQGAQAKLLQILLSIVIGYEVSRFFLDYLGWSMTFGNLFS; this is translated from the coding sequence ATGCCGCAAGAAGTGTACGGCGTATTGAGCATCGTCATGTCGATTGTATTCATTGCACTCGCCTGGTGGGCTCTGCAATCATTTCGCTTTGAAAAGATCGTCAAGCATCCGCAGGGGGCGCAAGCCAAGCTGCTGCAAATTCTTTTGTCGATCGTGATCGGCTACGAAGTATCGCGCTTTTTCCTGGATTATTTGGGCTGGTCCATGACTTTCGGCAACCTGTTTTCCTGA
- a CDS encoding NADH-quinone oxidoreductase subunit D, with protein sequence MNQNILTTNVDTSSETGIRTEEMLLNVGPQHPSTHGVFRLVVKIDGETIKEAIPVMGYLHRGTEKLAENLNYTQIIPYTDRMDYVSAMTNNYVLCHAVETMMGLEIPERAQFLRLIAMELNRVASHLVWWGTYLLDIGAMGPFLYAFRDREMILDLFNELCGARMTFNYMRIGGVKWDAPPGWIDKAKEFVQYMKKELNNYHQLVSGNEIFISRIKGIGTFDTKTALDYSLSGVMLRATGVKWDLRKDEPYCIYDRFDFDIPTATEGDCMARYQVRMAEIEQSLRILEQALEQFPSEGEVIGKVPRVIRPPAGETYVRIESPRGEIGCYIASQGKDKPWRLKFRRPSFTNLQILPKLLQGESLANMIAILGSIDIVLGEVDC encoded by the coding sequence ATGAACCAAAACATCCTCACAACAAATGTCGATACCTCTTCTGAAACGGGCATTCGCACGGAAGAGATGCTCTTGAACGTCGGGCCACAGCATCCGAGTACACACGGCGTTTTCCGTCTGGTCGTCAAAATCGACGGGGAAACCATCAAGGAAGCGATTCCGGTGATGGGCTACCTCCACCGAGGCACAGAAAAGCTGGCGGAAAACCTGAACTACACGCAAATCATCCCTTACACAGACCGGATGGACTACGTGTCCGCCATGACCAACAACTACGTCCTTTGTCACGCAGTGGAAACGATGATGGGACTGGAAATACCAGAGCGTGCCCAGTTTTTGCGGCTGATTGCCATGGAGCTGAACCGGGTTGCCAGCCACCTGGTCTGGTGGGGAACATACCTGCTTGACATCGGCGCGATGGGCCCGTTTCTGTATGCGTTCCGCGATCGCGAAATGATTCTCGACCTGTTCAACGAGCTGTGCGGGGCGCGGATGACCTTCAACTACATGCGGATTGGCGGCGTCAAATGGGATGCGCCTCCAGGCTGGATCGACAAGGCGAAGGAATTCGTCCAATACATGAAGAAAGAACTAAACAACTACCATCAACTGGTGTCGGGAAATGAAATTTTTATCAGCAGGATCAAAGGCATCGGCACATTCGACACCAAGACGGCGCTCGACTACTCGTTGTCCGGAGTCATGCTCCGCGCCACCGGAGTCAAGTGGGACTTGCGCAAGGATGAGCCTTACTGCATCTACGACCGCTTCGATTTCGATATCCCGACCGCAACAGAAGGAGATTGCATGGCTCGCTACCAGGTGCGGATGGCGGAAATCGAACAGTCGCTGCGCATTTTGGAGCAGGCTCTGGAGCAATTCCCGAGCGAGGGCGAAGTGATCGGCAAAGTGCCGCGCGTCATCCGGCCGCCAGCAGGCGAGACTTATGTGCGCATCGAATCCCCGCGGGGAGAGATCGGCTGCTACATTGCCAGCCAGGGCAAGGATAAGCCATGGAGATTGAAATTCCGCCGTCCGTCCTTTACCAATCTGCAAATTCTGCCCAAACTGTTGCAGGGAGAAAGCCTTGCCAACATGATCGCGATCCTGGGCAGCATCGACATCGTGCTCGGGGAGGTTGACTGTTGA
- the nuoI gene encoding NADH-quinone oxidoreductase subunit NuoI, giving the protein MLGLAKGLGYTFKKLTEKKITHFYPDVPFPMPPRFRGVQHFSPEKCIVCNQCARICPTECIQLTGKPHPDPEKKGKIIDTYDINFELCILCDLCTEVCPTEAIVMTNNFELAAYSRDELYKNLKWLDDNNTNVREEN; this is encoded by the coding sequence ATGCTTGGACTGGCCAAAGGCCTGGGATATACATTTAAGAAGCTTACGGAGAAAAAAATAACCCATTTTTACCCGGATGTGCCCTTTCCCATGCCGCCACGTTTTCGCGGCGTCCAGCACTTTTCCCCGGAAAAATGTATCGTGTGCAACCAGTGCGCGCGCATTTGTCCGACAGAGTGCATCCAACTGACAGGGAAGCCCCATCCGGACCCGGAGAAAAAGGGGAAAATTATTGATACGTACGATATCAATTTCGAATTGTGCATCCTGTGCGACCTCTGTACAGAGGTGTGCCCGACCGAGGCGATTGTGATGACCAACAACTTCGAGCTGGCTGCCTACAGCAGAGACGAATTGTACAAAAACCTGAAATGGCTGGATGACAACAATACGAACGTCAGGGAGGAGAACTAG
- the nuoH gene encoding NADH-quinone oxidoreductase subunit NuoH, with protein sequence MMNALLQQAPSWGNTLWFIVAAVLLLAVLLGFVTYAIYFERKVIGWMQLRIGPNRVGPLGLLQTVADVTKLLLKEDTRPKHADKALFTLAPILAYAPAFAVLAVMPFTESIQFADLGIGLLYYIALSGITVLGVITAGWASNNKYSLIGGLRSAAQMISYEVPLVMSVVGVVLLTGSMNLREIVEAQRDVWNIVPQFIGFAVFIVAAQAELNRTPFDLPEAESELVAGYHVEYSGFRFAMFMLAEYVYMFGMGTLITILFLGGWLPIVPALDFIPGIVWFVVKFSLYIFLQFWLRATMPRLRVDQLMSFAWKVLLPVALFNILLTAVVVSYQNGMF encoded by the coding sequence TTGATGAATGCGCTTCTGCAGCAAGCCCCCTCATGGGGAAACACGCTCTGGTTTATCGTGGCGGCGGTGCTCCTGCTGGCTGTCCTGCTTGGTTTCGTAACGTACGCCATTTACTTCGAGCGCAAAGTCATCGGCTGGATGCAACTGCGCATCGGACCCAATCGTGTAGGTCCGCTCGGGCTTTTGCAAACCGTCGCTGACGTGACCAAGCTTCTCCTGAAAGAAGATACGCGTCCGAAGCATGCGGACAAAGCGCTGTTTACACTGGCGCCCATTCTCGCCTATGCGCCTGCCTTCGCGGTTTTGGCCGTCATGCCGTTTACGGAAAGCATCCAGTTTGCCGACTTGGGAATCGGCCTTCTGTACTATATCGCCCTGTCGGGAATTACCGTGCTGGGCGTGATTACGGCTGGCTGGGCTTCGAACAACAAGTACTCGCTGATCGGGGGTCTCCGCTCTGCTGCGCAGATGATTAGCTATGAAGTGCCGCTAGTCATGTCCGTGGTGGGTGTCGTTCTGTTGACGGGCAGCATGAATCTCAGGGAAATTGTCGAGGCGCAGCGGGATGTCTGGAATATCGTTCCGCAGTTTATCGGCTTCGCCGTCTTTATCGTGGCGGCCCAGGCCGAGCTGAACCGCACGCCGTTTGACTTGCCGGAGGCCGAGTCGGAGCTGGTGGCAGGGTACCACGTCGAATATTCCGGCTTCCGCTTTGCCATGTTCATGCTGGCGGAATACGTCTACATGTTCGGGATGGGTACGTTGATTACGATTTTGTTTTTGGGCGGCTGGCTGCCCATTGTTCCGGCTTTGGACTTTATCCCGGGCATCGTCTGGTTTGTCGTCAAGTTCTCGCTGTATATCTTCCTTCAGTTCTGGCTTCGGGCCACAATGCCGCGCTTGCGGGTCGATCAGTTGATGTCGTTTGCCTGGAAAGTTCTGCTGCCCGTGGCCTTGTTCAACATTTTGCTCACGGCCGTAGTCGTTTCCTACCAGAACGGCATGTTCTAA
- a CDS encoding YwmB family TATA-box binding protein — translation MGKWSGLLVLALLLAVCVVYWMPAQASEAKPVASKLMQTLEDSGATGVSIQVRARVAMGEVLRPEEVKELARTWAKKLEIPLSLDGESQNSNVLMYRTTYKQNGVSVRYEVTGVPKNGSFDTYLVLQLSGSRESLLYIEQIQETFAKALKNADFIPQISTCIRGLYNVKMSVDQQGGKIMSIFATLQATELERLQDETVVSISGHTPLWEPFIALNGQKMNLQVATHRDSGNAGTWVTVGTPIITVEY, via the coding sequence ATGGGGAAATGGTCTGGCCTGCTTGTACTTGCTCTATTGCTGGCAGTTTGTGTTGTGTACTGGATGCCTGCGCAGGCGTCGGAAGCAAAACCTGTTGCGAGCAAGCTAATGCAAACGCTCGAAGATTCAGGAGCAACGGGCGTATCCATCCAGGTACGCGCGCGTGTGGCAATGGGAGAAGTGCTGCGTCCGGAAGAAGTCAAAGAGTTGGCACGGACATGGGCAAAAAAGCTGGAGATCCCTCTTTCCCTTGACGGGGAATCGCAGAACAGCAACGTTCTTATGTATCGGACTACATACAAGCAAAACGGCGTTTCGGTGCGCTACGAGGTGACAGGCGTTCCTAAAAATGGTTCGTTTGACACATATCTAGTGCTGCAATTATCCGGAAGCCGTGAATCCCTACTATATATTGAGCAGATACAAGAAACCTTCGCGAAAGCCCTGAAAAATGCCGACTTTATTCCGCAAATTAGCACTTGTATTCGCGGATTGTACAATGTTAAGATGAGTGTTGACCAACAGGGGGGTAAAATTATGTCGATTTTTGCTACCCTCCAGGCAACAGAATTGGAACGTTTACAAGATGAGACGGTTGTCAGTATTTCCGGACATACCCCTTTGTGGGAGCCATTCATCGCGTTAAACGGGCAAAAGATGAATCTGCAAGTGGCGACACACCGTGACAGTGGCAATGCTGGCACATGGGTCACTGTAGGTACGCCAATCATCACAGTGGAATATTAG